In one Paenibacillus sp. JQZ6Y-1 genomic region, the following are encoded:
- a CDS encoding APC family permease, which produces MPQAVALYIGAVVGSGILITPGITARMAGPSAIIAWVCMALLILPLALSMGLLSARYPNAGGVSHFVSLAFGPRLGALIGWFFLMSVPIGAPVAALTGAGYLTAALGWSEPVRITIAAALLLFSLLINWIGFQLAGKIQVAVVGAIILVLGLAIVVAIPDIKVSNFTPFMPHGWFSVGQSAAMLFWCFIGWEAVSHLSEEFKDPQKAAVRGVIIAASIVGILYLLTAIVTIGTQSYLNGADASLVHLIGSRLGIWGAALSGLTAACICTATTVAYIGAASRVAFALSRNGYAARPFSHLSPRFRTPTVGITFLGICFVIILSLYATGLLRLELLLQLPNSAFILTYLAGCAAGIRLLWKEKVGRWISGISFLFTLIVFPFTGWAILYPLAITILFWLFTRKRAVQS; this is translated from the coding sequence ATGCCACAAGCGGTGGCTCTTTATATCGGTGCAGTCGTTGGCTCCGGTATTCTAATTACGCCCGGCATCACCGCGCGGATGGCAGGTCCCTCTGCCATTATCGCTTGGGTATGTATGGCGCTGCTGATTTTACCGCTCGCGTTATCGATGGGATTATTGTCAGCACGGTATCCAAATGCGGGCGGGGTATCGCACTTTGTCTCGCTTGCGTTTGGTCCAAGACTAGGAGCATTGATCGGCTGGTTTTTCCTTATGTCCGTGCCGATTGGTGCGCCAGTTGCTGCGTTAACGGGTGCTGGTTATTTGACCGCAGCGCTTGGCTGGAGCGAGCCGGTACGCATTACGATCGCCGCTGCGCTGCTGCTGTTCAGTTTATTAATCAATTGGATTGGCTTTCAGCTTGCCGGGAAAATTCAGGTCGCTGTCGTCGGTGCGATTATTCTCGTACTCGGTCTTGCAATCGTCGTCGCTATACCGGATATAAAGGTATCCAACTTTACACCGTTTATGCCGCATGGCTGGTTTAGTGTCGGTCAATCGGCAGCGATGCTATTCTGGTGCTTTATCGGCTGGGAAGCAGTATCGCATTTATCCGAGGAATTCAAGGACCCACAAAAGGCAGCCGTACGCGGCGTCATTATTGCTGCTTCCATCGTTGGCATATTGTACTTGCTGACTGCCATCGTTACGATTGGCACACAAAGCTATCTGAATGGTGCGGATGCTTCGCTTGTTCATTTGATTGGTAGCCGTCTGGGAATCTGGGGTGCGGCGTTGTCAGGCTTAACTGCCGCTTGTATTTGTACAGCAACCACCGTCGCTTATATTGGCGCTGCATCGCGAGTCGCATTTGCCTTATCGCGTAACGGATATGCTGCCCGTCCGTTCAGCCATCTATCGCCACGTTTTCGCACACCGACCGTAGGTATCACCTTTTTAGGAATATGTTTTGTGATCATTCTATCGCTGTATGCGACTGGCTTACTTCGATTGGAATTGCTGCTGCAATTGCCGAACTCTGCTTTTATCCTAACGTATCTCGCTGGTTGTGCTGCGGGTATACGCTTGTTATGGAAAGAGAAGGTGGGACGCTGGATTAGCGGTATCTCGTTTTTGTTTACACTGATCGTCTTTCCGTTTACCGGCTGGGCGATTCTGTACCCGCTGGCGATTACGATCTTATTCTGGCTATTCACTCGTAAACGGGCAGTACAATCGTAA
- a CDS encoding LysR family transcriptional regulator, translating to MESRHLFTFLTVVETGSFTAAARKLDYAQSSVTAQIQSLEQELGTPLFDRIHKRILLTDAGRRLQPYAQEISRMHNLAREAIISGDQIGGVLHIGAPESLAAFRLPPIIKEFRQQYPAVQIILKPGACEDLHEMLRRGELDIVFLLQPHMEDYELKVDMLVEEEMTLVAPPDHILTALPKVEPHHLRYETILYTEAGCNYRLLFEKMLNRHGIFPDPSIEFWSNEAIKQCVMAGLGLSFLPLITVQRELEEGKMVALNWDDTDQRVCTHISYHTKKWQSPAQSRFVQMTHQHAERWRQSAQLAHSQL from the coding sequence ATGGAATCACGTCATTTGTTTACGTTTCTAACGGTAGTGGAAACGGGAAGTTTTACAGCTGCGGCGCGTAAGCTGGATTATGCGCAATCCAGTGTTACCGCACAGATTCAGTCGTTGGAGCAGGAACTGGGTACGCCATTATTTGATCGGATTCATAAACGGATTTTGCTGACCGATGCAGGGCGGCGTTTGCAGCCGTATGCGCAGGAGATTTCACGTATGCACAATTTGGCACGCGAGGCGATTATTTCAGGCGATCAGATCGGTGGGGTGCTGCATATCGGTGCGCCAGAATCGCTGGCTGCATTCCGTCTACCGCCGATTATCAAGGAATTTCGGCAGCAATATCCGGCGGTACAGATCATTTTGAAGCCGGGTGCGTGTGAGGATTTGCATGAAATGCTGCGGCGGGGTGAGCTGGACATTGTGTTTTTGCTACAGCCACATATGGAGGATTACGAGTTAAAGGTAGACATGCTGGTGGAAGAGGAGATGACGCTAGTCGCACCACCGGATCATATTTTAACGGCATTACCGAAGGTTGAGCCGCATCATCTGCGGTATGAGACGATTCTATATACCGAAGCAGGCTGCAACTATCGACTTCTGTTTGAAAAGATGCTGAACCGACACGGCATTTTCCCAGATCCGAGTATTGAGTTTTGGAGTAATGAAGCGATTAAGCAGTGCGTAATGGCGGGGCTGGGGTTGTCATTTTTACCGCTTATTACCGTACAGCGTGAGCTGGAAGAAGGCAAAATGGTTGCATTGAACTGGGACGATACCGACCAGCGTGTCTGCACCCATATTAGTTATCATACGAAAAAGTGGCAGTCTCCCGCACAAAGCCGTTTCGTCCAAATGACTCATCAGCATGCCGAACGCTGGCGCCAATCGGCACAGCTTGCACATAGTCAGCTATAA
- a CDS encoding potassium channel family protein: MISFLLTLKRLIQALLKVGKEPLFRSLIITLLFILLSGTIFYRSTEGWSILDAFYFSFVSLIPTSVDTNLSPHSNLAKYFTMIYLVVGTGVMLIILIRLGLAAVDFERSELQRPENHREDKK, encoded by the coding sequence ATGATCTCATTTTTACTCACATTAAAGCGGTTGATCCAAGCATTGTTGAAAGTAGGAAAAGAACCATTGTTTCGCTCGCTCATTATAACACTGCTGTTTATTCTGCTATCAGGTACGATATTTTATCGAAGTACAGAGGGCTGGTCGATACTGGATGCTTTTTATTTTTCCTTTGTCAGTCTCATTCCGACTAGCGTGGATACGAATCTGAGCCCGCATTCGAATTTGGCAAAATATTTTACGATGATCTATTTGGTAGTAGGTACGGGCGTAATGTTAATTATTCTGATTCGATTGGGATTGGCGGCAGTCGATTTTGAGCGTTCGGAACTGCAACGACCGGAGAATCATAGGGAAGATAAGAAGTGA
- a CDS encoding family 43 glycosylhydrolase has protein sequence MLLTGLGLGGQQAQAASVTITNGTDWKDTAGNPIQANSGNILKVGSTYYWYGEHATNGTFDKVNVYTSTDLKNWTFGNSILTKSSAAELNSSKIERPKVIYNASTKKYVLWAHYENGSDYSLARVAVATSDTPDGNFTYQGSFRPLDYESRDMTVFVDTDGKAYLITASRQNNGGANNSMAIFQLNAAYTNVSSFVGWVFEGAYREAPAVVKKGSTYYLFTSQASGWYPNQGAYATSSSMTGTWSALSPFGDPSAYATQIHSIATITGSAGTSYIYMGDRWNPLNLSDHKFIWLPLTLNDSARTATLNWYSSWNIDAATGSITTPALTNLAQGKTATAISSASASPASNANDGNAQSSWAASSATWPAWWQVDLGSAKKVSEIDISWFMYKGSEGYYKYKIEYSTDGVNYTTIDRTSNTTYGFTTDAVSFTARYVRINMVNAVLHNNPNNWYTPTLHEVRVYGN, from the coding sequence CTGCTGCTCACCGGTTTGGGATTGGGCGGACAGCAAGCGCAGGCGGCAAGTGTTACGATTACGAACGGCACAGACTGGAAAGACACGGCGGGTAATCCGATTCAGGCGAATAGTGGCAATATTCTCAAGGTCGGTTCTACATACTACTGGTATGGCGAGCACGCCACCAACGGTACCTTTGATAAAGTAAATGTCTACACATCGACCGATCTCAAAAATTGGACCTTCGGTAACAGCATCCTCACTAAAAGCTCTGCTGCCGAATTAAACTCCAGCAAAATCGAACGTCCGAAGGTCATATATAACGCATCTACGAAAAAATATGTGTTATGGGCGCATTATGAAAATGGCAGTGACTATTCGCTCGCACGCGTAGCTGTCGCAACGAGCGATACACCAGATGGTAATTTCACCTATCAAGGCAGCTTCCGACCATTGGATTACGAATCTCGTGATATGACCGTCTTCGTTGATACCGACGGCAAAGCGTATCTGATTACCGCTTCTCGCCAAAATAATGGTGGTGCTAACAACTCAATGGCGATCTTCCAATTGAACGCTGCCTATACGAATGTCTCTTCTTTTGTCGGTTGGGTATTCGAGGGTGCTTATCGGGAAGCGCCTGCTGTTGTGAAAAAGGGGAGTACCTACTATCTGTTCACATCGCAAGCTTCGGGCTGGTATCCGAATCAGGGCGCTTATGCTACGTCTAGCTCAATGACTGGTACGTGGTCGGCATTGTCTCCATTTGGCGATCCGTCTGCGTATGCGACTCAGATTCATTCCATCGCTACCATTACGGGTAGTGCAGGCACCAGTTATATTTATATGGGCGATCGCTGGAATCCGCTCAATCTGAGCGATCACAAATTCATCTGGTTGCCGCTTACGCTCAACGATAGCGCACGTACCGCTACGCTGAATTGGTATAGCAGCTGGAATATCGATGCCGCCACGGGTAGCATCACAACGCCAGCGCTGACCAATCTTGCACAGGGCAAAACGGCAACTGCAATCTCATCTGCCAGCGCTAGCCCGGCATCCAATGCCAATGACGGCAATGCGCAAAGCTCATGGGCAGCGTCTTCCGCTACATGGCCAGCGTGGTGGCAGGTTGATCTCGGTTCTGCCAAAAAGGTGAGCGAGATCGATATTTCATGGTTTATGTACAAAGGCTCGGAAGGTTATTACAAATACAAAATCGAATACAGCACCGATGGCGTCAACTATACCACCATCGACCGTACGAGCAATACCACCTATGGCTTCACCACAGATGCAGTTTCGTTTACTGCTCGTTACGTGCGTATTAATATGGTAAACGCAGTGCTGCACAACAATCCGAACAACTGGTATACACCGACACTGCATGAAGTGCGAGTGTATGGAAATTAA
- a CDS encoding nitroreductase family protein, giving the protein MSELTQIMKQRRSANKFLQNVSIDHHELDEIFELVKYSPSAYNLQHAHYVVVQDEENKNKLYEAAYKQYKVLTSSAVVIVLGHLDAHLNAPQIYEGLLHLGVLNQQEFDQTVSSIQDAYEQPGEPFKRDEAIRNASLSAMSFMLAAKDKGWDTCPMIGFDAEAVKEALNIPDRYVPVMMITLGKEDTSSQRVRGYRKPVGEFVSYDHF; this is encoded by the coding sequence ATGAGTGAACTGACACAAATTATGAAACAAAGACGCTCCGCCAATAAATTTTTGCAGAATGTATCGATTGACCACCATGAATTGGATGAGATTTTTGAACTGGTGAAATACAGCCCGTCGGCTTACAATTTGCAACATGCACATTATGTTGTCGTACAGGATGAAGAGAATAAAAACAAGCTATATGAAGCAGCATACAAACAATATAAAGTACTGACTTCTTCAGCGGTAGTAATTGTGCTCGGTCATCTGGATGCCCATTTGAATGCACCACAAATCTATGAAGGGCTGCTGCATCTGGGTGTGCTGAATCAACAAGAATTTGATCAGACGGTATCTTCCATACAAGATGCTTACGAGCAACCTGGCGAACCGTTCAAACGCGATGAAGCGATCCGTAATGCCAGCCTGTCAGCAATGTCATTTATGCTGGCTGCCAAAGACAAAGGCTGGGATACTTGCCCTATGATCGGCTTCGATGCCGAGGCGGTTAAGGAAGCGCTGAATATTCCAGATCGTTATGTACCCGTTATGATGATTACACTAGGCAAAGAAGATACGAGTAGTCAGCGCGTCCGCGGCTATCGTAAACCGGTTGGCGAATTTGTAAGCTATGATCATTTTTGA
- the mmuM gene encoding homocysteine S-methyltransferase — translation MNQIQQLIDQYGVMILDGAMATELEKEGADLNDELWSARLLLDNPDAIARVHTRYFEAGADCAITASYQATVMGFMERGLSEHEAVEMMDRSVRLAVGARDAFWNRFTAQQAESVSIETATSSSFPARPKPLIAASVGPYGAYLADGSEYRGDYGKTEQELFDFHYDRIRILIEAGADVLACETIPCLVEAQAIVRVLEHFPGVYAWISFSGKDGHHISNGESVAECAAWLEPYEQVAAVGINCTALGYIPALIGQIKQHTSKPIIVYPNSGEQYDPITKTWHGQACDHVYGQDAMQWYELGARLIGGCCRTTPDDIASIQAALRPDVN, via the coding sequence ATGAATCAGATTCAACAATTGATCGATCAGTATGGTGTGATGATTCTCGATGGCGCAATGGCGACCGAGCTGGAAAAGGAAGGTGCCGATCTGAACGATGAGCTATGGTCGGCGCGTCTACTACTGGATAACCCGGATGCAATTGCGCGTGTGCATACGCGATATTTTGAAGCGGGAGCAGATTGCGCAATTACGGCGAGTTATCAGGCGACGGTGATGGGATTTATGGAACGCGGTCTGAGTGAGCATGAAGCGGTAGAGATGATGGACCGCTCTGTACGGCTTGCAGTAGGCGCGCGTGATGCGTTCTGGAATCGGTTTACCGCGCAGCAAGCGGAGTCTGTATCGATAGAAACTGCGACATCGTCCTCATTTCCTGCACGTCCGAAACCGCTGATTGCCGCATCTGTTGGTCCATACGGCGCCTATCTGGCAGATGGCTCCGAATATCGCGGCGATTATGGCAAAACCGAACAGGAGCTATTTGATTTTCATTATGATCGCATTCGTATTCTGATCGAAGCGGGCGCAGATGTGCTTGCGTGCGAGACAATTCCTTGTCTGGTGGAAGCGCAGGCGATTGTGCGTGTGCTGGAGCATTTTCCCGGTGTGTATGCTTGGATTAGCTTTAGTGGGAAAGATGGACATCATATCAGTAACGGCGAGTCTGTAGCAGAGTGTGCAGCATGGCTGGAGCCATACGAACAGGTAGCCGCAGTTGGCATCAATTGCACAGCGCTGGGGTATATTCCAGCCTTGATTGGTCAGATCAAGCAGCACACGTCCAAGCCTATCATCGTCTATCCGAATTCGGGTGAACAATACGATCCGATAACCAAAACATGGCATGGTCAGGCATGTGATCATGTCTACGGACAGGATGCTATGCAATGGTACGAATTGGGCGCGCGGCTGATCGGCGGCTGCTGTCGTACTACGCCAGATGACATTGCAAGTATACAGGCTGCATTGCGGCCCGATGTGAACTGA